In a single window of the Homalodisca vitripennis isolate AUS2020 unplaced genomic scaffold, UT_GWSS_2.1 ScUCBcl_20;HRSCAF=552, whole genome shotgun sequence genome:
- the LOC124370130 gene encoding uncharacterized protein LOC124370130, with amino-acid sequence MVDADYCFTYVDVGGNGRANDSAVFRNSSLNIAMENKTIGFPEDHVIIGDDAFPLRPDLMKPFSKHGLSDEEKIFNYRTSRARRVSENAFGILAWRFRVFSKAIELKPDIIDRVILAACSLHNWLRKTSPGHYMPQKALDREDLNTGEVTPGQWRLHANTLRPVTSLGSNNPNRTAIQIRQQFMKYFSEENPLPWQWEKLGLKRP; translated from the coding sequence ATGGTGGATGCTGATTATTGCTTCACTTACGTTGATGTAGGAGGAAATGGAAGAGCCAATGACAGTGCAGTGTTCAGAAATAGTTCTCTGAACATTGCaatggaaaataaaacaattgggTTTCCTGAGGACCATGTTATTATCGGAGATGATGCTTTCCCTCTTAGACCCGATCTTATGAAGCCTTTTAGTAAACATGGATTAAGTGATGAAGAGAAAATTTTCAATTATCGCACATCCCGTGCCAGGAGAGTTTCAGAGAATGCTTTTGGCATACTTGCCTGGCGTTTTCGAGTGTTCTCAAAAGCAATTGAGCTGAAACCCGACATCATCGATAGAGTTATTTTGGCTGCTTGCAGTTTGCATAACTGGTTGCGAAAGACTTCCCCAGGCCACTATATGCCACAAAAAGCACTGGACAGAGAAGATTTAAACACAGGAGAAGTAACACCTGGTCAGTGGAGGTTACATGCCAACACCTTACGACCAGTGACCTCACTGGGCAGCAACAATCCAAACAGAACAGCAATACAGATCAGACAACAGTTCATGAAATATTTCTCTGAAGAAAATCCTCTACCCTGGCAATGGGAGAAACTTGGACTAAAAAGGCCttaa
- the LOC124370123 gene encoding uncharacterized protein LOC124370123, which translates to MSDSETSTSKLVLSVIDTDLLISEVEKRPALYNKQLKEYSDRNIKEKLWTEVCGKVIENWNDLTSKEKKHKGTDVQKKWKNLKDCFLREIAAQRKTTSGQGATKRRKYIHFDALLFLVPFVKGRETISNISLNETDGYEPEQPHDTSDDIQEGNSTARCSLGINAQTERERRKNSKKQNANSYETSLLNILKARQSDEGNEDKHFALMLVPMLGKLNEEQKHYAKIEILNVMRQARNINPRPGYISSSQHTQQPQHSHSAYGHNSNQPVYPQNTGPMQNFYNDFAGSVLSSPSASGSDLFDLS; encoded by the exons atgtctgACAGTGAAACCTCTActagtaaattagtattatcagtCATTGATACTGATTTGCTAATTAGTGAAGTAGAAAAGAGACCGgctctttataataaacaattaaaagagtacagtgaccgaaatataaaagaaaaactgtggaCTGAAGTGTGTGGTAAAGTGATAGAAAACTGGAATGACCTTAcatcaaaagaaaagaaacataaag GTACAGACGTTCAAAAAAAGTGGAAGAATTTAAAGGACTGCTTTTTGAGGGAAATTGCAGCACAACGAAAAACCACATCAGGCCAAGGAGCaacaaaaagaagaaagtatATCCATTTTGATGCGTTGCTGTTTTTGGTTCCCTTTGTAAAAGGAAGAGAAACTATTAGTAATATCTCCCTCAATGAAACGGATGGATATGAACCAGAGCAACCACATGATACATCTGATGACATTCAAGAAGGTAATTCTACTGCAAGATGCTCACTTGGCATTAATGCACAGACCGAGCGTGAAAGGCgtaaaaatagtaagaaacaaAATGCAAACTCATATGAGAcatctttattgaacattttgaaagcaaGACAAAGTGACGAGGGTAATGAAGATAAACACTTCGCTTTAATGTTGGTTCCAATGTtaggaaaattaaatgaagagcAAAAGCATTATGCtaagatagaaattttaaacgtCATGAGGCAAGCTCGAAACATTAATCCACGCCCTGGTTACATCAGCTCTTCCCAACATACACAACAGCCACAGCATAGCCATTCTGCTTACGGACATAATTCTAACCAACCTGTGTATCCACAAAATACTGGGCCAATGCAGAATTTTTACAACGATTTTGCAGGAAGTGTTTTGTCATCACCCTCTGCAAGTGGAAGTGATCTTTTTGATTTATCGTAA
- the LOC124370122 gene encoding uncharacterized protein LOC124370122, producing MFDTELFINEVSIRPPLWDLKLKDYSNRDLKSKLWIEVARIVLSNWEQMTNEEKNKEVKELQKKWRSLRDCFAREMKNLKLPSGSSQKKKKKYVYFDQLLFLTANNTDRRTTTNVPDE from the exons atgtttgacaCCGAACTATTTATTAACGAGGTGAGCATCCGTCCTCCACTTTGGGATCTTAAATTAAAGGACTACAGTAACCGTGATTTAAAATCTAAGCTATGGATTGAGGTGGCCAGGATAGTGCTTTCGAACTGGGAGCAGATGACTAAtgaggaaaaaaataaagaag TAAAGGAATTGCAAAAAAAATGGAGATCACTACGAGATTGTTTTGCGAGGGagatgaaaaacttgaaattacctAGTGGCAGTAgccaaaagaagaagaaaaagtatgTGTACTTCGATCAACTGCTGTTCCTCACTGCGAACAACACTGACAGGAG GACAACCACCAATGTTCCTGATGAGTAA